Genomic window (Deltaproteobacteria bacterium):
GTTGTGGCCGCCACGGCCACGGGGTGTCTCGAGGTGGGCACCACCATCTACCCTTACACGTCGTGGCGCATACCGTGGATACACTCGGCCTTCGAGAACGCCGCCGCAACCATAAGCGGTGTGGAAGCGGCCTACCGGGTTCTGAAGAAGAAGGGGAGACTGCCGGGCGGCGACAAGGAGATCAAGTTCGTCGCCTTCGGCGGCGACGGAGGCACCTACGACATAGGCTTCCAGTCCCTCTCGGGGGCGCTCGAGAGGGGGCACGACTTCCTCTACGTCTGCTACGACAACGGCGCGTACATGAACACCGGCATACAGCGCTCCAGCGCAACGCCGCTTGGAGCCGGCACCACTACGAGCCCGGCCGGGTCGGTCATCCCCGGCAAGAGCGAGTGGCGCAAGGACCTCACCCGCATAGTGGTGGCCCATAACGTGCCCTACGCGGCCCAGGCCTCGCCCCACAACTGGTCGGACCTCGCCAGGAAGGCCCAAAAGGCGCTCTCCACGAAGGGGCCGACCTTCCTCAACATACTCTCGCCCTGTCCGCTGGGCTGGTACTCGAAGCCGGAGGACTCGATGCGGCTTGCCAAGCTCGCCTCCGACACCTGCTACTGGCCTCTCTACGAGGTCGAAGACGGCGTGCTCAAGGTCACCTACAAGCCGCGCGATAAGAGACCCGTGGAGGAGTGGCTAAGGCTCCAGGGCAGGTTCAAGCACCTCTTCAGGGGAGGTGACGGCTCGGTCGTCGAAGCCCTCCAGAAGGGGATCGACGACGAATGGGAGAGACTCCTGGAGCTTGACGGCAAACGGATCT
Coding sequences:
- a CDS encoding pyruvate ferredoxin oxidoreductase (catalyzes the formation of acetyl-CoA from pyruvate and coenzyme A), encoding MATLKQLASQEELFTGGHRLCAGCGIPPIVRLLLRSAGGPVVAATATGCLEVGTTIYPYTSWRIPWIHSAFENAAATISGVEAAYRVLKKKGRLPGGDKEIKFVAFGGDGGTYDIGFQSLSGALERGHDFLYVCYDNGAYMNTGIQRSSATPLGAGTTTSPAGSVIPGKSEWRKDLTRIVVAHNVPYAAQASPHNWSDLARKAQKALSTKGPTFLNILSPCPLGWYSKPEDSMRLAKLASDTCYWPLYEVEDGVLKVTYKPRDKRPVEEWLRLQGRFKHLFRGGDGSVVEALQKGIDDEWERLLELDGKRI